In Calditrichota bacterium, one genomic interval encodes:
- a CDS encoding T9SS type A sorting domain-containing protein, whose translation MNNFRRCWHVMVLVIFLLAATFSPVGKLFSQSTAVVIDGRFSDWNSRQPLYTDARGDGGSDGIDFGRLWAGNDNRFLFLSVEMGREIILQNDNNISLFIDTDNNSNTGEKINGIGADLQWNFGQRNGFLNRNGQQQAIFHNDIGLVTAPTVSSNRFELALDWLSEVGGERVFSSDTIRIVFRDAGGDQLPAPGSVVTYIWGENAQPAMPVLSIRRSPSATFRAMAYNVLHDGPFDDTRASSFSRILKAIAPDIIGFEEIYDHSASQVAKQVSSFLPLPNGKQWYASKVDPDVLVVSRYPILKTFPLDGNGAFLLDLRSAGEKELLYIVAHPPCCGKDEQRQREIDHIMAFIRDAKSQGGELTLTPDTPILIVGDMNLVGQAQQLQTFLTGEIVNHSTYGPSFSPDWDGTSLADLDPRHTNWPLAFTWYSPHSSYNPGRLDYMIYTDSVLKPLHQFVLFTPEMNQDSLAVAGLQAADATTASDHLPVVGDFKWVKRTGISEQHSSLLPRSIRLEQNYPNPFNPETVIRVHLPVRERVHLAIYDSLGRLVDRLIDGERDAGSYSVSWNAANQPSGVYFYRIQAGEFTATKKLLLLK comes from the coding sequence ATGAACAATTTTAGGCGATGTTGGCATGTGATGGTTCTTGTTATTTTTCTGTTGGCTGCCACTTTTTCCCCGGTAGGGAAGCTCTTCTCTCAGTCGACGGCTGTTGTCATTGACGGTCGTTTTTCGGACTGGAATTCCCGTCAGCCCCTTTACACGGACGCCCGAGGGGACGGGGGATCAGATGGCATTGATTTTGGCCGGCTCTGGGCAGGCAATGACAACCGTTTCCTTTTTCTTTCGGTGGAAATGGGTCGTGAAATTATCCTTCAAAATGATAATAACATTTCACTTTTCATCGATACGGATAACAATTCCAACACCGGTGAAAAGATAAATGGCATCGGTGCGGACTTGCAGTGGAACTTTGGGCAACGGAACGGCTTTTTAAATCGCAATGGACAACAGCAGGCTATTTTTCATAATGATATTGGTTTGGTAACCGCACCCACCGTATCTTCGAATCGATTTGAATTGGCTCTGGATTGGCTGTCGGAAGTGGGGGGTGAAAGGGTATTCTCCTCTGACACCATCCGTATCGTATTCCGCGATGCGGGGGGAGATCAATTGCCCGCCCCGGGTTCGGTGGTCACATACATTTGGGGTGAGAATGCCCAGCCCGCTATGCCTGTACTTTCCATTCGGCGGTCCCCATCGGCCACATTCCGTGCCATGGCGTACAATGTTCTTCACGACGGACCATTTGATGATACCCGTGCCTCCTCATTTTCCCGTATTTTGAAGGCGATTGCCCCCGATATCATTGGTTTTGAAGAAATTTATGACCATTCTGCTTCCCAGGTTGCAAAACAGGTATCCTCCTTTTTGCCGCTTCCCAACGGAAAGCAGTGGTACGCCTCGAAAGTGGATCCCGACGTTTTGGTGGTTAGCCGTTACCCAATCCTGAAAACCTTTCCACTTGACGGGAATGGGGCCTTTTTATTGGATTTGCGCTCGGCCGGGGAGAAAGAGCTGCTTTACATTGTGGCCCATCCGCCATGCTGTGGAAAGGATGAACAGCGTCAGAGGGAGATTGACCACATTATGGCATTTATTCGGGATGCAAAATCCCAGGGAGGCGAACTGACGCTTACCCCGGACACGCCCATTCTGATTGTCGGGGATATGAATCTGGTGGGTCAAGCACAGCAGTTGCAGACCTTTTTGACGGGTGAGATTGTGAATCATAGCACATACGGGCCGTCTTTTTCTCCGGATTGGGATGGAACATCTCTGGCTGATTTGGATCCCCGGCACACCAACTGGCCTCTGGCGTTTACCTGGTACAGTCCCCACAGTTCCTACAATCCCGGACGATTGGATTACATGATCTACACGGACAGTGTTCTGAAACCCTTGCACCAGTTTGTCCTTTTTACACCCGAAATGAATCAGGACTCTCTTGCCGTTGCCGGACTTCAAGCAGCCGACGCTACGACTGCTTCGGATCATTTACCCGTAGTGGGGGATTTTAAGTGGGTGAAACGAACGGGCATTTCGGAGCAGCATTCATCGCTTTTGCCGCGATCCATTCGGTTGGAACAAAATTATCCCAATCCGTTTAATCCGGAAACCGTAATTCGGGTTCATTTACCCGTTCGGGAACGGGTTCATCTGGCCATTTACGATTCGCTGGGACGATTGGTTGACCGGTTGATAGATGGAGAGAGGGATGCAGGCAGCTACTCGGTGTCGTGGAATGCCGCCAACCAGCCCAGCGGGGTGTATTTTTACCGGATTCAGGCAGGAGAATTTACAGCCACGAAAAAGCTTTTGCTGTTGAAGTAA
- a CDS encoding dicarboxylate/amino acid:cation symporter produces MVHTHKKTSLLTQLIFLGLILGALAGTVFGESILPVAAPLAEIFLRLLRMAIMPLVIFSIISGVVSVGNAAGLGRLTLKTFTYYVISSLLAILTGQILVNLFKPGVGAHIGLEQAPAHLAAANQNMVELLIRIIPENPFQAMARGDVLPVIFFSILFGFFITQLKENDKKQLGGLFQAGFEAMMKLTLFVVWSAPLGVFGIIAKIVAKTGFGAFKSLGFYFAIVLLGLAIHAFVNLPLLMLAVARVNPFKHYKGMPSALLTAFSTCSTMVTLPLTMEAVTKNSRVSEKVANFVLPIGATVNMDGTALYEGVATIFIAQVYGFQLSFGAQLMVVLTALLASIGAASVPMSGLVMMSIILKAVGLPLEGVGIILAVDRILDMFRTMVNVLSDSVGSVIVARLEGESLHGMGEPINQ; encoded by the coding sequence ATGGTACACACGCACAAAAAAACCTCTTTACTCACACAGCTTATTTTTCTTGGTCTTATTCTGGGTGCTCTGGCCGGTACGGTTTTTGGTGAAAGCATTCTACCGGTGGCGGCACCGCTGGCTGAAATTTTCCTCCGTCTTCTGCGAATGGCGATAATGCCGCTGGTGATTTTTTCCATCATTTCCGGCGTTGTAAGTGTGGGCAATGCGGCCGGATTGGGACGCCTCACGCTGAAAACATTCACCTATTACGTGATTAGCAGTCTGCTCGCCATTCTCACCGGACAGATTCTGGTGAACCTGTTCAAACCGGGCGTAGGCGCCCATATCGGGCTCGAACAGGCACCGGCCCACCTCGCGGCTGCCAATCAAAACATGGTTGAGCTGCTCATTCGCATTATCCCCGAAAACCCGTTTCAAGCCATGGCCCGCGGCGATGTTCTGCCCGTGATTTTCTTTTCTATTCTTTTCGGATTTTTCATTACCCAGCTTAAGGAGAACGACAAAAAACAGCTGGGGGGGCTTTTTCAGGCCGGTTTTGAAGCCATGATGAAACTCACCCTCTTTGTGGTCTGGAGCGCGCCATTGGGGGTGTTTGGCATCATTGCAAAAATTGTGGCAAAAACCGGCTTCGGGGCATTCAAATCCCTGGGATTTTACTTTGCCATCGTGCTTCTGGGACTGGCCATTCACGCCTTTGTCAATCTGCCGCTTCTGATGCTCGCTGTGGCCCGAGTCAATCCCTTCAAGCATTACAAAGGCATGCCTTCGGCCCTGCTGACGGCCTTTTCCACCTGCTCCACCATGGTCACGCTGCCCCTCACCATGGAGGCGGTCACAAAGAATTCCCGGGTTTCGGAAAAGGTAGCCAATTTTGTGCTGCCCATTGGGGCTACGGTTAATATGGACGGTACAGCCCTGTACGAAGGCGTGGCCACCATTTTTATCGCCCAGGTGTACGGATTTCAGCTCAGTTTCGGAGCACAATTGATGGTGGTGCTTACCGCACTTCTGGCCTCCATTGGCGCCGCCAGTGTGCCCATGAGCGGACTGGTTATGATGTCCATTATTTTGAAGGCCGTGGGGCTCCCGCTGGAGGGGGTGGGAATTATTCTGGCGGTCGATCGGATTCTGGACATGTTTCGCACGATGGTGAATGTGCTGAGCGACAGCGTGGGATCGGTGATTGTTGCCCGATTGGAGGGTGAGTCGCTTCATGGAATGGGAGAACCCATTAATCAATAA